The following coding sequences are from one Nicotiana tomentosiformis chromosome 3, ASM39032v3, whole genome shotgun sequence window:
- the LOC104121100 gene encoding autophagy-related protein 3, translating into MVLSQKIHEAFKGTVERITSPRTVSAFKEKGVLSINEFIIAGDNLVSKCPTWSWESGEPSKRKSYLPADKQFLITRNVPCLRRAASVEEEYEAAGGEVLLDNEENDGWLATHGKPKESKSDEDDNLPSMETLEISKRNTIQSISSYFGGEEEEDIPDMGEYDEPDNLVETDPATLQTAYLVAHEPDDDNILRTRTYDISITYDKYYQTPRVWLTGYDESRMLLQPELVLEDVSQDHARKTVTIEDHPHLPGKHASVHPCRHGAVMKKIIDVLMSRGVEPEVDKYLFLFLKFMASVIPTIEYDYTMDFDLGSSST; encoded by the exons ATGGTACTGTCACAGAAGATTCACGAAGCATTCAAGGGCACAGTGGAGAGAATCACAAGTCCTCGCACCGTCTCTGCTTTCAAAGAGAAAGGCGTTCTCAGCATCAATGAGTTCATCATCGCCGGCGATAATCTCGTCTCCAAATGCCCTACTTGGTCCTG GGAATCAGGTGAACCTAGCAAGAGGAAGTCATATTTACCTGCTGACAAGCAATTCTTGATAACTAGAAATG TTCCTTGCTTGAGGAGAGCCGCATCGGTAGAGGAAGAATATGAAGCTGCTGGAGGTGAAGTTCTGCTTGATAATGAGGAAAATGATGGTTGGCTTGCCACACATGGGAAACCTAAAG AAAGCAAAAGTGACGAGGATGACAACTTGCCATCAATGGAAACATTAGAAATTAGCAAAAGGAATACTATCCAGTCAATCTCCTCATACTTTGGAGGTGAAGAGGAGGAAGATATACCAGACATGGGAGAGTACGATGAACCTGACAATCTCGTTGAAACGGATCCT GCTACCCTTCAGACAGCATATCTTGTGGCTCATGAGCCTGACGATGACAATATTCTAAGAACCCGAACTTATGATATCAGCATCAC GTATGATAAGTATTATCAAACCCCTCGTGTGTGGCTCACTGGATATGATGAG TCAAGGATGCTTCTGCAACCAGAACTTGTACTTGAAGATGTCAGTCAAGACCATGCACGTAAAACG GTAACCATTGAAGACCATCCACATCTACCAGGAAAACATGCTTCGGTACATCCATGTCGACATGGGGCTGTCATGAAAAAGATCATTGATGTTCTGATGTCACGGGGAGTTGAACCAGAAGTTGACAA GTACCTTTTCCTATTCTTGAAATTTATGGCATCTGTCATTCCGACAATTGAATATGATTACACCATGGACTTTGATCTTGGTAGCAGCAGCACCTGA
- the LOC104121101 gene encoding PLAT domain-containing protein 3-like: MVDEAKFGNQISSQKKEMMTNRHFLFAVVFTFFLSAVAADSSEDCVYTLYVKTGSIIKGGTDSKISVTLGDGKGKSVYIPDLEKWGLMGPNYDYYERGNVDIFTGRGLCLSPPICRLNVTSDGSGDHHGWFLDFVETTFTGPHKTCSQSIFYVEQWLASDAPPYELSVSLNGCKKKTGLGQHARRFVVGKPNLSASE, translated from the exons ATGGTAGACGAAGCCAAATTTGGAAATCAAATCTCATCTCAAAAGAAAGAAATGATGACGAATCGCCACTTCCTCTTTGCTGTTGttttcactttctttctttcaGCTGTTGCAGCAGATTCTTCT GAAGACTGTGTATACACATTGTATGTTAAAACTGGATCAATCATAAAGGGAGGAACAGACTCCAAAATCAGCGTTACACTTGGCGATGGTAAAGGAAAATCAGTATATATTCCAGATCTAGAGAAATGGGGTTTAATGGGCCCAAATTATGATTACTACGAAAGGGGTAATGTGGACATCTTCACTGGTAGAGGCCTATGTCTTAGCCCACCAATTTGCAGGCTTAATGTTACTTCTGATGGATCAGGTGACCACCACGGTTGGTTTCTTGATTTTGTTGAGACTACTTTTACTGGGCCACACAAAACTTGTAGCCAATCCATATTCTATGTCGAACAATGGTTGGCTTCTGATGCACCTCCTTATGAGTTATCAGTTTCACTTAATGGTTGTAAAAAGAAGACTGGGCTTGGACAACATGCTCGGCGTTTTGTTGTGGGAAAGCCCAATCTATCTGCTTCGGAATAG